From one Rhizobium rosettiformans genomic stretch:
- a CDS encoding bifunctional diguanylate cyclase/phosphodiesterase: MAIKSKNTDGGSNLRSRLQILIPSAIVLVGVAVSALYADLQQQRLSREAARNAVEENLGLIRTKLEANINANIKLLQGVVAVIGTEPYVTQRRFEALASSLLSTPSQIGNIAAAPNLITSFVYPYEDNKSFIGHWILPPPNGEEEARQLREEGKTIISGPLPLKNGAMGLIITLPVKMINDDGKRVFWGGLAGVVDVARLYDDSGLRAPDLPLAITITDDSQQTGSRAVIYGDSHILTDDPVTMTVDLGNEKWSISAAPKGGWHAVSRPDILIRGMIAAMSALIAGSVIWVAGLMRERQRNYAALRQREEQLTAVSHRLGLALDASRIGIWELDLASGKIKWDERMYQMYGVNRDVAACYDVWKSCVHPDDLAASDEALAKAIEKDTLYETQFRIIRDGGEICHIRTVGTISRDEKGPVSVLGVNWDVSADINLQENLRKAQRETAQRNEELESARQRMEYNSLHDALTGLPNRRYLDQRLEALVAAGDRPSGRLTVLHMDLDRFKEINDTLGHGAGDAILRHVAQELQSMVGASDFVARIGGDEFVIVCQGCDLSEGYEAMGSNLIAAVNRPIVYNGHECRVGASIGIADRIEPELTAEQLLVNADIALYEAKRRGRNRVERFNDTLRARTINIKRTADAIFRSLGDDDFIAWYQPQFDARTLAINGVEALARWRHPEKGILAPIAFLETAENLNVVSQIDASILDQALGQLARWKTEGLGIEHVSVNISAQRLFEDKLLDHLAKLAVTPGSLSFELLESISFDDKADAVAESLERIRTQGIAIEIDDFGTGYASILSLIKLSPSRLKIDRQLVAPIVTNPAQRKLISSIVDIGRSYGIGIVAEGVETMEHAAILRDLGCQTLQGYALARPMSPDSFIDFARKHALQREDLLRRSA; this comes from the coding sequence ATGGCGATCAAGAGCAAGAATACGGATGGTGGATCGAACCTGCGGTCCCGCCTGCAGATCCTCATTCCGAGCGCGATCGTCCTCGTCGGCGTCGCCGTCTCTGCTCTCTATGCGGATCTTCAGCAGCAGCGATTGAGCCGCGAGGCAGCCCGCAATGCGGTTGAGGAAAACCTGGGCCTGATCCGCACCAAGCTCGAAGCCAACATCAACGCCAATATCAAGCTTCTGCAAGGCGTAGTCGCCGTTATCGGGACCGAGCCCTATGTCACCCAGAGGCGTTTCGAAGCGTTGGCCTCAAGCCTCCTGTCGACGCCCTCCCAGATCGGCAACATCGCTGCGGCACCCAATCTCATCACGAGTTTCGTCTACCCCTACGAGGACAACAAATCCTTCATCGGACACTGGATTCTCCCGCCACCGAACGGCGAGGAAGAGGCACGCCAGTTACGAGAAGAAGGCAAGACGATCATCAGCGGCCCGCTGCCGCTCAAGAATGGCGCCATGGGCTTGATTATCACGCTGCCCGTGAAGATGATCAATGACGACGGCAAGCGGGTCTTTTGGGGTGGCTTGGCGGGTGTCGTCGATGTCGCGAGACTGTATGACGACAGCGGGCTCAGAGCCCCCGATCTGCCGCTCGCCATCACCATTACCGATGACAGTCAGCAAACGGGAAGCCGCGCCGTGATCTACGGCGACAGTCACATCCTGACCGACGACCCGGTCACCATGACCGTGGATCTCGGCAACGAGAAATGGTCCATTTCGGCGGCACCCAAGGGGGGCTGGCACGCGGTGAGCCGCCCGGACATCCTCATCCGCGGCATGATCGCAGCCATGTCCGCGCTGATCGCCGGCAGCGTCATATGGGTCGCCGGGCTGATGCGGGAGCGGCAGCGCAACTATGCAGCTCTCCGGCAACGCGAAGAGCAGTTGACAGCGGTATCACACCGATTGGGTCTCGCACTGGACGCCTCACGGATCGGGATCTGGGAACTTGATCTTGCCTCCGGCAAGATCAAGTGGGATGAGCGAATGTACCAGATGTATGGCGTCAACCGCGATGTTGCTGCCTGCTACGACGTCTGGAAATCCTGCGTACACCCCGACGACCTGGCCGCATCGGATGAAGCGCTCGCGAAGGCAATCGAGAAAGACACTCTCTACGAGACCCAGTTCCGCATCATCCGCGACGGCGGTGAAATCTGCCACATCCGAACCGTTGGCACGATTTCCAGAGATGAAAAAGGACCGGTCAGCGTGCTCGGCGTTAACTGGGATGTCAGCGCCGACATCAATCTGCAGGAGAACCTCCGCAAAGCGCAGCGCGAGACGGCGCAGCGCAACGAGGAGCTAGAAAGCGCACGGCAGCGGATGGAATACAACTCGCTGCACGACGCGCTGACCGGCCTGCCCAATCGCCGCTACCTGGACCAGCGTCTCGAGGCCCTGGTTGCAGCAGGTGATCGTCCCAGCGGGCGGCTGACCGTGCTCCATATGGATCTCGATCGCTTCAAGGAAATCAACGACACGCTCGGCCATGGTGCCGGCGACGCCATTCTTCGCCATGTCGCGCAGGAACTGCAGAGCATGGTCGGCGCCTCTGATTTCGTCGCGCGCATCGGCGGCGATGAATTCGTCATCGTCTGCCAGGGCTGCGATCTCTCCGAAGGCTACGAGGCCATGGGGTCGAACCTGATCGCAGCCGTCAACCGGCCAATCGTTTACAACGGACACGAGTGCCGTGTCGGCGCATCGATCGGCATCGCCGACAGGATCGAGCCCGAGCTGACCGCCGAGCAGCTCCTCGTCAATGCGGACATCGCCCTCTACGAGGCAAAACGCCGTGGCCGCAATCGCGTCGAGCGCTTCAACGACACGCTGCGCGCCCGCACAATCAACATCAAGCGCACCGCCGACGCCATTTTTCGATCCCTGGGCGATGACGATTTTATCGCCTGGTACCAGCCGCAATTCGATGCCCGAACGCTTGCGATCAACGGTGTGGAGGCGCTTGCTCGCTGGCGTCACCCGGAAAAAGGCATCCTCGCACCCATCGCCTTTCTCGAAACGGCCGAGAACCTCAATGTCGTGTCCCAGATCGACGCGAGCATTCTCGATCAGGCACTCGGGCAGCTGGCGCGCTGGAAGACCGAGGGCCTCGGCATCGAGCATGTCTCGGTCAACATCTCTGCCCAGCGGCTATTCGAGGACAAGCTGCTCGACCACCTGGCCAAGCTCGCCGTCACGCCGGGCAGCCTTTCATTCGAACTGTTGGAATCGATCTCCTTCGACGACAAGGCCGACGCCGTGGCGGAAAGCCTCGAACGCATCCGCACCCAGGGCATTGCCATTGAAATCGATGATTTCGGCACCGGCTACGCCTCGATCCTCTCCCTGATCAAGCTCTCGCCGAGCCGCTTGAAGATCGATCGGCAGCTGGTAGCCCCGATCGTGACCAACCCTGCCCAGCGCAAGTTGATCAGCTCGATCGTCGATATCGGCCGCTCCTACGGGATCGGCATCGTCGCAGAGGGTGTGGAGACCATGGAGCATGCCGCGATCCTGCGCGACCTCGGCTGCCAGACGCTGCAGGGCTACGCGCTGGCGCGCCCGATGAGCCCTGATAGTTTCATCGATTTCGCAAGGAAGCATGCCTTGCAACGTGAAGACCTGCTGCGGCGGAGCGCGTGA
- a CDS encoding exopolysaccharide biosynthesis protein yields MTTMIGFTDTDKSTSAVLQDVIDSMDEDHVTLRQILEKMGESGLLLLCGLLSLPFLVPVSIPGVSTVFGAGIVLIGIAITFNRFPWLPKKVADRKLDRARLVPVLERGLNILRKVDRYVRPRMPGLTDGAAVNRINGLVLTGAGVLLMMPLGFIPFSNTLPGVAILLLSTGISQRDGMVVAMGHLMVLLTLVYFSALAYAGFAAGQSLLG; encoded by the coding sequence ATGACAACGATGATCGGCTTCACTGATACCGACAAGAGTACCAGCGCAGTGCTGCAGGATGTGATCGACTCGATGGATGAGGATCACGTCACGCTGCGGCAGATCCTGGAGAAGATGGGTGAAAGCGGGCTTCTGCTGCTTTGCGGCCTGTTGTCTCTGCCCTTTCTGGTGCCGGTTTCGATCCCGGGCGTCTCGACGGTCTTCGGTGCCGGAATCGTGCTGATCGGGATCGCGATTACCTTCAACCGCTTTCCCTGGCTGCCGAAGAAGGTGGCCGATCGCAAGCTCGATCGGGCGCGCCTCGTCCCGGTGCTGGAGCGCGGGCTCAACATCCTCAGAAAGGTCGACCGTTACGTTCGTCCCCGCATGCCGGGTCTGACGGATGGCGCGGCGGTCAACCGTATCAATGGTCTCGTGCTGACGGGCGCCGGCGTGCTCCTGATGATGCCGCTCGGCTTCATTCCGTTCTCGAACACGCTGCCGGGCGTTGCGATCTTGCTTCTGTCGACGGGGATTTCTCAGAGAGACGGCATGGTAGTGGCCATGGGGCACCTGATGGTGCTGCTGACGCTCGTCTATTTCTCGGCCTTGGCCTATGCCGGGTTTGCCGCCGGCCAGAGCCTGCTCGGCTGA